One genomic segment of Synechocystis sp. LKSZ1 includes these proteins:
- a CDS encoding DUF4359 domain-containing protein: MNILQGITTTGGILLVGSGILMVCNNPGPKDYEHYATESLVVYLKEEVCPKAPANLGPFLQSYCKTLVDTGRLQIKHIIADTTTRQNFLVFSIYETTLTLPSPAPTYQFQTLGVMKEFYTYQAQQQ; this comes from the coding sequence ATGAACATATTGCAGGGAATCACAACGACAGGGGGCATTCTGCTGGTGGGGAGTGGAATTTTAATGGTTTGTAATAATCCAGGGCCAAAGGACTACGAGCATTATGCGACGGAAAGCTTAGTGGTATACCTCAAAGAGGAAGTTTGTCCGAAAGCACCTGCTAATTTAGGGCCATTCCTCCAGAGCTACTGTAAGACCCTAGTAGATACCGGACGTCTCCAAATCAAGCACATCATTGCCGATACAACCACTCGACAAAACTTTTTGGTGTTTAGCATCTACGAGACAACCCTGACGTTGCCTTCCCCAGCGCCAACCTACCAGTTTCAAACCCTAGGGGTAATGAAAGAGTTTTATACCTACCAGGCCCAACAGCAATAG